Proteins from one Parvibaculum lavamentivorans DS-1 genomic window:
- the dgcA gene encoding N-acetyl-D-Glu racemase DgcA, translated as MREITVEAESWPIAGAFTISRGSKTEARVVVVTVTEMGLTGRGECVPYARYNENEKDVIAAIKAQVQAIGEGMSREDLQRAMPRGAARNALDCALWDLEAKLAGKEVWEMAQLGAAPRALTTAYTLSLGTAAEMQEAAKRASHRPLLKLKLGEGGDEDIARVEAVRAGAPNAALIVDANEGWKPEQVLPMAHELARLGVSLIEQPVPAAEDEVLRGIDSPVPLCADESAHGLEGMKRLVGLYDFINVKLDKTGGLTEALSVMRCAKKRNLRVMVGCMVATSLAMAPAMLIAQQADYVDLDGPLLLAKDREHALRYESSLVYPPERALWG; from the coding sequence ATGCGCGAAATCACCGTCGAAGCAGAGTCATGGCCCATCGCCGGGGCGTTCACAATCTCTCGCGGCTCGAAGACCGAGGCGCGGGTGGTCGTGGTCACGGTGACGGAAATGGGCCTGACGGGACGCGGCGAATGCGTGCCCTATGCCCGCTACAATGAAAACGAAAAGGACGTGATCGCCGCCATCAAGGCGCAGGTCCAGGCAATCGGCGAAGGCATGAGCCGCGAAGACCTGCAACGCGCCATGCCGCGCGGCGCGGCACGCAACGCCCTCGACTGCGCGCTGTGGGACCTCGAGGCGAAGCTCGCCGGCAAGGAGGTTTGGGAAATGGCGCAGCTTGGCGCCGCCCCCCGGGCCCTCACCACGGCCTATACGCTGAGCCTCGGCACGGCTGCCGAAATGCAGGAAGCGGCAAAGCGCGCATCGCACCGGCCTCTCCTGAAACTCAAGCTCGGCGAAGGCGGCGACGAGGACATTGCGCGCGTGGAAGCGGTGCGGGCGGGCGCGCCCAACGCGGCGCTGATCGTCGATGCCAATGAGGGCTGGAAGCCCGAACAGGTTCTGCCGATGGCGCATGAACTGGCGCGGCTCGGCGTTTCGCTGATCGAGCAGCCGGTGCCGGCGGCGGAAGACGAGGTGCTGCGCGGCATCGACAGCCCCGTGCCGCTCTGCGCGGATGAAAGCGCGCATGGGCTGGAAGGCATGAAGCGTCTTGTCGGGCTCTATGATTTCATCAATGTGAAGCTCGACAAGACCGGCGGGCTGACCGAGGCGCTTTCGGTGATGCGCTGCGCGAAGAAGCGGAACCTGCGCGTTATGGTCGGCTGCATGGTGGCGACCTCTCTCGCCATGGCGCCTGCCATGCTGATCGCGCAACAGGCGGATTATGTGGACCTCGACGGGCCGCTGCTTCTGGCAAAGGACCGCGAACACGCGCTGCGCTATGAGAGCAGCCTCGTCTATCCGCCGGAGCGGGCACTCTGGGGGTAG
- a CDS encoding CHASE2 domain-containing protein, giving the protein MNPTPAFRRLSAILPGLVLVLSVFVAINDPHGAGTFLQNRAFDLYQRILPREAGAGGPHAVYVDIDTETAKRFGAWPWPRKRLDMLVEKVRDAGASAIVIDMTLADADPTATSELLRLWSPFPAGEKFNGFSRTLSGLPNHERELAALLSSSKSVVSFVPGKTSFDGQHTPARPASITPSGGDPRHYMRDYETWRPSLPLFEAAATGNGASLPERDHGETIRGLPMLTALDGTLYPSNVLEALRVARGGAGYRAVVRAPESGFSFEIEPGLERVEITGTGLHALTQKNGELRLYFGGEATRRSIPAGSILSGGANLGALAGRIAIIGVSANGSLQLHDTPLGIPLASGAIAANAIDQIADGAFLVRPGWAGVAEQVFVLLGGLIVILVVRRFRFRWGFALTLLLIGGAAYGSWWAFETHRWLIDPTLGGVTLVLAALTCALMTRLHTEDEIRFVETQFGRRLSSSGLARVKANPHMIRAEGALRDVTSVVVGLRGFNIIADRYLEDPTAYADILNRFFSPMTKIVQDRNGMVDRAVGDTLYAVWNAPLDVADHASKGCDAALRMVENLEALNEFLEEDARRQHLSHVPLSLSVGIDTGTAITGNMGAVQRFDYGVLGEPVSFAAYLQKNARHYGPAIIVGEGTQRAVGGRYALLEIDLVSTSRHPEGRRIFALLGDPIMRANPKFRALQEAHALIFSAYRSQRWAEARAAIAECRKLNGAIPTLYDFYETRIAQYEANPPGDHWNGAFFAGRI; this is encoded by the coding sequence ATGAATCCTACACCGGCGTTCCGCAGACTTTCCGCCATCCTGCCCGGCCTTGTGCTGGTGCTGAGCGTATTCGTGGCGATCAACGATCCGCACGGTGCGGGCACATTCCTGCAGAACCGGGCCTTCGACCTCTATCAGCGCATCCTGCCGCGCGAAGCGGGCGCGGGCGGACCTCACGCCGTTTATGTCGATATCGACACCGAGACCGCGAAACGCTTCGGCGCCTGGCCCTGGCCGCGCAAGCGCCTCGACATGCTGGTCGAAAAAGTGCGCGACGCGGGCGCGAGCGCCATCGTGATCGACATGACACTGGCGGACGCCGACCCGACCGCGACGAGCGAATTGCTGCGGCTCTGGTCTCCTTTCCCCGCCGGAGAGAAGTTCAACGGCTTCAGCCGCACGCTGAGCGGCCTGCCGAACCACGAACGCGAACTGGCGGCGCTCCTTTCCTCGTCGAAATCGGTCGTTTCCTTCGTTCCGGGCAAGACATCCTTCGACGGCCAGCACACGCCTGCCCGCCCCGCCAGCATTACGCCCAGCGGCGGCGACCCGCGCCATTACATGCGGGACTACGAGACCTGGCGACCGAGCCTGCCGCTCTTCGAGGCGGCGGCGACCGGCAATGGCGCGAGCCTGCCCGAGCGGGATCATGGCGAGACGATACGCGGACTGCCGATGCTGACCGCGCTCGACGGCACGCTCTATCCATCGAACGTGCTCGAAGCCTTACGCGTCGCCAGAGGCGGCGCCGGCTATCGCGCGGTCGTGCGCGCACCGGAGAGCGGCTTTTCCTTTGAAATCGAACCGGGCCTGGAGCGCGTGGAAATCACGGGCACGGGGCTCCATGCGCTTACACAGAAAAATGGCGAGCTGCGGCTCTATTTCGGCGGCGAAGCGACGCGCCGCTCGATCCCGGCCGGCAGCATCCTGTCCGGCGGCGCCAATCTCGGCGCGCTGGCGGGCCGCATCGCCATCATCGGCGTCTCGGCCAATGGCAGCCTGCAATTGCACGACACGCCGCTCGGCATTCCGCTTGCCTCCGGCGCCATTGCCGCCAATGCCATCGACCAGATTGCCGATGGCGCCTTTCTCGTAAGACCGGGCTGGGCCGGCGTGGCGGAACAGGTGTTCGTGCTGCTGGGCGGGCTGATCGTCATTCTGGTGGTGCGGCGCTTCCGCTTCCGCTGGGGCTTTGCGCTGACGCTGCTGCTGATCGGCGGCGCGGCCTATGGCTCCTGGTGGGCATTCGAGACGCATCGCTGGCTGATCGACCCGACGCTGGGCGGCGTGACGCTCGTGCTGGCGGCGCTGACCTGCGCCCTGATGACACGGCTCCACACCGAGGACGAAATCCGCTTTGTCGAAACGCAGTTCGGCCGCCGCCTCTCCTCCTCCGGCCTTGCGCGCGTGAAGGCGAACCCGCACATGATCCGCGCCGAGGGCGCGCTGCGCGACGTGACCTCCGTCGTCGTCGGCCTGCGCGGCTTCAACATCATCGCCGACCGCTACCTGGAAGACCCGACCGCCTATGCCGACATCCTGAACCGCTTCTTCTCGCCGATGACCAAGATCGTGCAGGACCGGAACGGCATGGTGGACCGCGCCGTGGGCGACACACTTTATGCCGTGTGGAACGCCCCGCTGGATGTGGCCGATCATGCCTCGAAAGGCTGCGATGCGGCGCTCCGGATGGTCGAAAACCTGGAAGCTCTCAACGAGTTCCTTGAAGAGGACGCGCGCCGCCAGCACCTGAGCCATGTGCCGCTGAGCCTCTCCGTCGGCATCGACACAGGGACCGCGATCACCGGCAACATGGGCGCCGTGCAACGCTTCGACTATGGCGTGCTGGGCGAGCCGGTGAGCTTTGCGGCCTATCTGCAGAAGAACGCCCGGCACTACGGCCCCGCCATCATCGTCGGCGAAGGCACGCAGCGCGCCGTGGGCGGCCGCTATGCGCTGCTCGAAATTGACCTCGTATCGACCTCGCGCCACCCGGAAGGCCGCCGCATCTTCGCCCTGCTTGGCGACCCGATCATGCGGGCCAACCCGAAGTTCCGCGCGCTTCAGGAAGCCCATGCCCTGATCTTCTCGGCCTATCGCAGCCAACGCTGGGCGGAAGCACGGGCGGCCATCGCCGAATGCCGCAAGCTCAACGGCGCCATTCCGACGCTCTACGACTTCTACGAGACGAGGATCGCGCAATACGAGGCGAATCCGCCCGGCGACCACTGGAACGGGGCCTTCTTCGCCGGCCGCATCTAG
- a CDS encoding c-type cytochrome, with product MRDLFHGFAAISLAMTISGAALAEGPDLADGKKIFARCKACHTLEEGGKDGIGPNLHGVFGRTAGTKEGVKFSKAMTAKGAEGLVWSEETLSVYLEKPAAMVPGTNMAFPGLKKEEDRASLIAYLKSETGAE from the coding sequence ATGCGCGACCTGTTCCACGGATTTGCAGCGATTTCCCTTGCCATGACCATTTCGGGCGCCGCGCTGGCCGAAGGGCCGGACCTCGCGGACGGCAAGAAGATCTTCGCCCGCTGCAAGGCTTGCCATACCCTCGAGGAAGGCGGCAAGGACGGCATCGGCCCGAACCTTCACGGCGTATTCGGCCGCACCGCCGGCACCAAGGAAGGCGTGAAATTCTCCAAGGCGATGACGGCAAAAGGCGCCGAGGGCCTGGTCTGGTCGGAAGAGACCCTGTCGGTCTATCTCGAAAAGCCGGCTGCCATGGTTCCCGGCACGAACATGGCTTTCCCGGGCCTCAAGAAGGAAGAGGACCGCGCCAGCCTGATCGCCTATCTCAAATCCGAAACCGGCGCGGAATAA
- a CDS encoding MlaE family ABC transporter permease — protein sequence MAEANNPREMAGAPASCHIEADGNVLRIEAAGDWSIVHLDPVDRQLRAIGARPGTGRAIIGFKDITRFDTAAAAILGRTAAHLGEQGIKVDFEDVSDAQRLLLDKIDSCGMPEPAHVPWRPLHIQIIDKIGATMRDIGAEGLAMLGFVGAVMATAGRTIARPSRLRWTPFVHHMEKAGFDALPLVCLLTFLIGAVVAQQGAVQLRQFGAEVFTVNLIAIIFLREVGLLLTAIIVAGRSGSAFTAEIGSMKMREEIDAMRTLGLDPMEMLVLPRVLALMVTLPLLTFVADIMGLIGGGLVVQVMLDMPPGVYISRVQEAVGFWTFGVGLVKAPFMAVVIALVGCRSGLSVTGSAESVGAMTTRSVVRSIFLVIILDALFAMFFTAVGI from the coding sequence TTGGCCGAGGCGAATAATCCGAGGGAGATGGCGGGCGCGCCTGCTTCCTGTCATATCGAGGCCGACGGCAATGTCCTTCGCATCGAGGCGGCGGGGGACTGGTCTATCGTCCATCTCGATCCCGTGGATCGCCAGCTCCGTGCCATCGGTGCCCGGCCCGGCACGGGCCGCGCGATTATCGGCTTCAAGGACATCACCCGCTTCGACACCGCCGCCGCCGCCATTCTCGGCCGCACCGCCGCCCATCTCGGCGAGCAGGGCATCAAGGTCGATTTCGAGGATGTCAGCGATGCCCAGCGCCTCCTTCTCGACAAGATCGATTCCTGCGGCATGCCTGAGCCGGCTCATGTGCCGTGGCGGCCGCTTCATATTCAGATCATCGATAAGATCGGCGCCACCATGCGCGACATCGGCGCCGAGGGGCTCGCCATGCTCGGCTTCGTCGGCGCGGTCATGGCGACGGCAGGGCGCACCATCGCCCGTCCGAGCCGGCTCCGCTGGACGCCCTTCGTGCACCATATGGAAAAGGCGGGTTTCGACGCGCTGCCGCTCGTCTGCCTGCTGACTTTCCTGATCGGCGCGGTCGTGGCGCAGCAGGGCGCGGTCCAGCTCCGCCAGTTCGGCGCGGAAGTCTTCACGGTCAATCTCATCGCGATCATCTTTCTGCGCGAGGTCGGGCTTCTTCTCACCGCGATCATCGTGGCGGGCCGCTCCGGCAGCGCCTTCACCGCCGAGATCGGCTCGATGAAGATGCGCGAGGAAATCGACGCCATGCGCACCCTCGGCCTCGATCCGATGGAGATGCTGGTGCTGCCGCGCGTGCTCGCGCTCATGGTCACGCTGCCGCTTCTCACCTTCGTCGCCGACATCATGGGGCTGATCGGTGGCGGTCTCGTCGTCCAGGTCATGCTGGACATGCCCCCCGGCGTCTATATCAGCCGCGTGCAGGAGGCGGTCGGCTTCTGGACCTTCGGTGTCGGTCTCGTGAAGGCCCCCTTCATGGCCGTCGTCATCGCGCTTGTCGGCTGCCGCTCGGGCCTTTCCGTTACCGGCAGCGCGGAATCGGTCGGCGCCATGACCACGCGTTCGGTCGTCCGGTCGATCTTCCTCGTCATCATTCTCGATGCGCTCTTCGCAATGTTCTTCACGGCGGTGGGCATATGA
- a CDS encoding ABC transporter ATP-binding protein, producing MSTGKKGEPIIEVEGIDTRFGDNVIHENLDLTVRRGEVIGIVGGSGTGKSVLLRTILGLKKPDAGRIRVFGIDFSTLSEDERRLNEQRWGVLFQDGALFSALTVAENVQVPYREHLHLSQELMDELAAVKIAMVGLKPEAGSLYPSELSGGMRKRAGLARALALDPEILFLDEPTAGLDPIGAAAFDELINDLKETLGLTVFLVTHDLDTLYATCDRIAVLAEKHVILIGTIEDMLRSSHPWIHEYFHGPRARAAFAGK from the coding sequence ATGAGCACCGGCAAAAAGGGCGAGCCCATCATCGAGGTCGAAGGCATCGACACGCGCTTCGGCGACAATGTCATCCACGAGAATCTCGATCTCACGGTGAGGCGGGGCGAGGTGATCGGCATTGTCGGCGGCTCGGGCACCGGCAAATCCGTCCTCCTGCGGACGATCCTCGGTTTGAAGAAGCCAGATGCCGGGCGCATTCGCGTCTTCGGCATCGACTTCTCGACACTCAGCGAAGACGAACGCCGGCTGAACGAGCAGCGTTGGGGCGTACTCTTCCAGGATGGCGCGCTTTTCTCGGCCCTCACGGTCGCGGAAAATGTGCAGGTTCCCTACCGCGAGCATCTTCATCTCTCGCAGGAACTGATGGATGAGCTTGCCGCGGTGAAGATCGCGATGGTGGGGCTGAAGCCCGAGGCGGGATCGCTCTATCCCTCCGAGCTTTCGGGCGGTATGCGGAAGAGGGCGGGGCTTGCCCGCGCGCTCGCGCTCGATCCCGAAATCCTCTTTCTCGACGAGCCGACCGCCGGGCTCGATCCGATAGGCGCCGCCGCCTTCGACGAACTGATCAACGATCTGAAGGAAACGCTCGGCCTCACGGTCTTTCTCGTCACCCACGATCTCGATACGCTTTACGCCACTTGCGACCGGATAGCGGTTCTCGCGGAGAAGCATGTTATTCTGATCGGGACGATCGAGGATATGTTGCGTAGCAGTCATCCCTGGATTCACGAATATTTTCACGGGCCGCGAGCGCGCGCGGCCTTTGCAGGCAAATAG
- a CDS encoding MlaD family protein encodes MEIKSNNVLIGVFTLVTVVGMFLFLLWISGVQFNRQFAYYKIIFDGSVSGLSQSGPVQYNGLPVGKVTDLYLMARNPNKVVAIIQVDARTPVKEDSVAQLELSGLTGVAFIQLTGGSPESAELQARPGQDYPVIKAAPSSLQDLLKSGPETLQNANELIKELNKVVADNQRSISEALANLNTISKALADSSGDVTTALDQIAQASRHLNSISRSADGLMKEDVKAFIADAREAARSYREVANELDAILKQGGPGIASGLSQLPQLVAETRALVSSLDRFASRAQDDPARYFIGRDVPEVEAE; translated from the coding sequence ATGGAAATCAAATCCAACAATGTCCTCATCGGCGTCTTCACGCTGGTTACTGTCGTCGGCATGTTCCTTTTTCTTCTGTGGATCAGCGGCGTTCAGTTCAACCGGCAATTCGCCTATTACAAGATCATCTTCGACGGTTCCGTCTCCGGTCTCTCGCAGTCGGGTCCGGTGCAATATAACGGCCTGCCCGTCGGCAAGGTGACGGACCTCTATCTGATGGCGCGCAATCCGAACAAGGTGGTTGCCATCATCCAGGTCGATGCGCGCACGCCGGTCAAGGAAGACTCCGTCGCGCAGCTTGAATTGTCCGGCCTCACCGGCGTCGCCTTCATCCAGCTCACGGGCGGCAGTCCTGAATCCGCCGAACTTCAGGCACGTCCCGGCCAGGACTATCCGGTCATCAAGGCCGCGCCGTCCTCGCTGCAGGATCTTCTGAAGAGCGGCCCGGAAACGCTGCAGAACGCGAATGAGCTCATCAAGGAATTGAACAAGGTCGTCGCCGACAACCAGCGGTCGATTTCCGAAGCACTCGCCAATCTCAACACCATTTCGAAGGCGCTGGCCGACAGTTCGGGCGATGTCACCACGGCGCTCGACCAGATTGCGCAGGCGTCGCGCCACCTCAACAGCATCAGCCGCAGCGCCGACGGGCTGATGAAGGAAGACGTGAAGGCCTTCATCGCCGATGCGCGGGAGGCGGCGCGCTCCTACCGCGAAGTCGCGAACGAACTCGACGCCATTCTGAAGCAGGGCGGGCCGGGCATTGCCAGTGGATTGTCGCAATTGCCGCAGCTGGTCGCGGAGACGCGCGCTCTCGTCTCCTCGCTCGACAGGTTCGCCTCGCGGGCGCAGGACGATCCGGCGCGATACTTCATCGGGCGCGATGTGCCCGAGGTGGAAGCGGAATGA
- a CDS encoding ABC-type transport auxiliary lipoprotein family protein, with product MMKTAIAKLTRLAALVLVLAPLGACALADVASGPAPSLYVLTAPTPALPGTAMAANTQLSVREFQAPSAIDTGRIVFQPSPNEIKYYAGARWSDRAPRMIASLLVETLTNTGRFPAILGPETQARTDLALTGDIRAFSAFRDGAGLGEGATKVRVAFFVRLVRARGGVVLAGREFTAEAASASGRMDDIVAAYNAALDTALSDITAWTLEQSLAAMADEARLAS from the coding sequence ATGATGAAGACCGCCATTGCAAAACTGACGAGGCTCGCCGCGCTTGTCCTCGTGCTCGCGCCGCTCGGTGCCTGCGCGCTGGCCGATGTCGCGAGCGGCCCGGCGCCGTCGCTTTATGTGCTGACGGCGCCAACGCCCGCCTTGCCGGGCACCGCCATGGCAGCGAATACGCAGCTTTCCGTGCGCGAGTTTCAAGCGCCGTCGGCCATCGACACGGGACGGATCGTCTTCCAGCCTTCGCCGAACGAAATCAAATATTATGCGGGCGCGCGCTGGAGCGATCGGGCGCCCCGCATGATCGCCTCGCTGCTCGTCGAGACGCTGACGAATACCGGCCGCTTCCCCGCCATTCTCGGACCGGAAACGCAAGCCCGCACCGATCTCGCGCTGACCGGCGACATCCGCGCCTTCAGTGCCTTCAGGGATGGGGCAGGCCTCGGCGAAGGCGCAACGAAAGTTCGCGTCGCCTTCTTCGTGCGCCTCGTGCGCGCGCGAGGCGGCGTCGTGTTGGCGGGCAGGGAGTTCACAGCGGAAGCCGCGTCGGCCAGCGGCAGGATGGACGACATCGTCGCCGCCTATAACGCGGCGCTCGACACCGCCCTCAGCGACATAACGGCATGGACGCTCGAACAGTCGCTCGCGGCCATGGCCGACGAAGCGCGCCTCGCCAGTTGA
- a CDS encoding Hpt domain-containing protein, with product MKTSTAQLAEHSSGVIAGPASRRPIDLVHLSKYTLGNRSLENELLGLFRTQAGVYLARLVEAADDMEWKNAAHSLKGSARGLGAWALAELAEEAEKLLAAADARPAIMDRIAAAIADVNAFIDSVAEA from the coding sequence ATGAAAACTTCCACGGCACAATTGGCCGAACATTCCTCCGGCGTCATTGCCGGTCCGGCGTCCCGCCGCCCGATCGATCTCGTCCATCTCTCGAAATACACGCTCGGCAACCGCTCGCTTGAAAACGAGCTGCTCGGTCTTTTCCGCACGCAGGCCGGCGTCTATCTCGCGCGCCTCGTGGAGGCCGCCGACGACATGGAATGGAAAAACGCCGCCCACAGTCTCAAGGGCTCCGCGCGCGGTCTCGGTGCCTGGGCACTCGCCGAACTTGCCGAAGAAGCCGAAAAACTCCTCGCCGCCGCCGATGCCCGTCCCGCGATCATGGACCGCATCGCCGCCGCCATCGCCGACGTCAACGCCTTCATCGACAGCGTCGCGGAAGCGTAA
- a CDS encoding NAD(P)/FAD-dependent oxidoreductase, translated as MAADAEIGAVVVGAGVIGLASARALSRAGRETIVLERHEAVGTEVSARNSEVIHAGLYYPEGSLKARFCVAGRGMLYRYLDAHGLPYRRTGKLIVATEEAQLATLGGVAERARANGVSDIQEMSAAEARAMEPALHCVAALHSPSTGILDAHAYMLSLQGEFEDAGGAIAFGSRVTRVERDRNGFIVHVEGEEPMRLRTRIVINAGGLWAPALAAHIEGLDAAHVPAASFAKGNYFTLTGRAPFSRLIYPVPEAAGLGVHLTLDMGGQARFGPDVEWIEPKDGDLDYAVNPARGDAFYAEVRRYWPGLADGALAPGYAGVRPKINAPGEAAADFVISGPEAHGITGLVNLFGIESPGLTASLAIAEEVLGMVRG; from the coding sequence TTGGCGGCGGATGCGGAAATCGGGGCGGTGGTGGTGGGCGCGGGTGTGATCGGGCTTGCTTCAGCGCGGGCGTTGTCGCGGGCCGGGCGTGAGACCATCGTGCTGGAGCGGCATGAGGCTGTCGGGACCGAAGTCTCGGCGCGGAACAGCGAGGTGATCCATGCCGGCCTCTATTATCCCGAAGGAAGCCTGAAGGCGCGGTTCTGCGTGGCGGGGCGCGGGATGCTTTATCGCTATCTCGACGCGCATGGCCTGCCCTACCGGCGGACGGGGAAGCTGATCGTCGCGACGGAAGAGGCGCAACTGGCCACGCTGGGCGGCGTGGCGGAGAGGGCACGGGCGAACGGCGTCTCCGACATTCAGGAGATGAGCGCGGCGGAGGCCCGCGCGATGGAGCCGGCGCTCCATTGCGTGGCGGCGCTGCACTCACCCTCGACCGGCATTCTCGATGCCCATGCCTATATGCTGAGCCTGCAAGGCGAGTTCGAGGATGCAGGCGGCGCGATTGCCTTCGGGTCGCGGGTGACGCGGGTGGAGCGGGACAGGAACGGCTTCATCGTCCATGTCGAGGGCGAGGAACCCATGAGGCTCCGTACACGGATCGTCATCAATGCGGGCGGACTCTGGGCCCCTGCCCTCGCCGCGCATATTGAAGGGCTCGACGCGGCGCATGTTCCGGCCGCCTCTTTCGCCAAGGGAAATTATTTCACGCTGACCGGCCGCGCGCCTTTCAGCCGCCTCATCTATCCGGTGCCGGAAGCGGCGGGGCTCGGCGTGCATCTGACGCTCGACATGGGCGGTCAGGCGCGCTTCGGGCCGGATGTCGAATGGATCGAACCGAAAGACGGCGATCTCGACTATGCGGTGAACCCGGCGCGGGGCGACGCCTTCTATGCCGAGGTGCGGCGCTATTGGCCGGGCCTGGCGGATGGCGCGCTGGCGCCGGGCTATGCCGGCGTGCGGCCGAAGATCAACGCACCCGGCGAAGCGGCGGCGGATTTCGTCATCTCGGGGCCGGAGGCACACGGGATAACGGGGCTCGTCAATTTGTTCGGCATCGAGAGCCCGGGGCTGACGGCATCGCTGGCGATTGCCGAGGAGGTTCTGGGGATGGTGCGGGGGTGA
- a CDS encoding alkaline phosphatase family protein translates to MTDQLDILFITADQWRGECLSALGHPMVKTPNLDALAADGVLFKRHYANAVPCGPSRASLHTGMYLQNHRSGTNGTPLDARHTNWAKEAARIGYDPVLFGYTDTSQDPREEDPESPWLRTYEGPLPGIRPVCMMGTWPTPWTNWLKEEGYEVPEDIRFAYGTRTPGDDYEDGAPVPRPLIYPQEADDTSFLTNRLMDYIAETKGRFVAHLSLLRPHPPFVASEPWNAMYDPEAVPGFTRKEKPADEAEQHPWLEHQLGRKLYRAPGNERKLRRMKAVYYGLMSEVDAALGRVFDFLKASGRWNRTLIIFTSDHGEQMGDHWLLGKCGYFDASYRIPLIIRDPRKAADGARGSVVDRFTENVDIMPTMLELIGAEIPVQCDGASLRPFLEAREPTTWRREAHWEFDFRDPADDSAEKRLGLTMHQCTMNIIRDEKYKYVHFTKLPPLFFDLEKDPDEFVNRATDPDYLPLVLEYAQKLLSWRMNHDEQTLTHIAITDDGPVERRAAKY, encoded by the coding sequence ATGACGGACCAGCTCGACATTCTTTTCATCACCGCCGACCAGTGGCGCGGCGAGTGCCTCTCCGCCCTCGGCCACCCGATGGTAAAGACCCCGAACCTCGACGCGCTGGCGGCGGACGGCGTTCTCTTCAAGCGGCACTATGCGAACGCCGTTCCCTGCGGCCCGTCGCGCGCCTCGCTTCACACCGGCATGTATCTCCAGAACCACCGCTCCGGCACCAACGGCACACCGCTCGACGCGCGCCATACCAACTGGGCGAAGGAGGCGGCGCGCATCGGCTACGACCCCGTGCTCTTCGGCTATACGGATACGAGCCAGGATCCGCGCGAGGAAGACCCGGAAAGCCCGTGGCTTAGGACTTATGAGGGCCCGCTCCCCGGCATCCGCCCCGTCTGCATGATGGGCACATGGCCGACGCCCTGGACAAACTGGCTGAAGGAAGAGGGCTACGAAGTGCCGGAGGACATCCGCTTCGCCTATGGCACGCGGACACCGGGCGACGATTATGAGGACGGCGCGCCCGTGCCGCGCCCGCTCATCTATCCTCAGGAGGCGGACGATACGAGCTTCCTCACCAACCGGCTGATGGACTACATCGCGGAAACGAAGGGGCGCTTCGTCGCGCATCTCTCGCTGCTGCGCCCTCACCCGCCCTTCGTCGCCTCGGAACCCTGGAACGCGATGTACGACCCGGAAGCAGTGCCGGGCTTCACGCGCAAGGAGAAGCCCGCGGATGAAGCGGAGCAGCACCCCTGGCTCGAACATCAGCTCGGCCGGAAACTTTACCGCGCGCCCGGAAACGAAAGGAAACTGCGGCGCATGAAGGCCGTCTATTACGGGCTGATGTCGGAAGTGGACGCAGCCCTCGGCCGCGTCTTCGATTTCCTGAAAGCGAGCGGCCGCTGGAACCGCACGCTCATCATCTTCACGTCCGATCACGGCGAACAGATGGGCGATCACTGGCTGCTCGGCAAATGCGGCTACTTCGATGCCTCCTATCGCATTCCGCTGATCATCCGCGATCCGCGCAAGGCGGCGGACGGCGCGCGCGGAAGCGTGGTCGACCGCTTCACGGAGAATGTCGACATCATGCCAACCATGCTCGAACTCATCGGCGCGGAGATACCGGTGCAATGCGACGGCGCATCGCTCCGCCCCTTCCTCGAGGCGCGCGAACCCACGACATGGCGGCGCGAGGCGCATTGGGAATTCGACTTCCGCGACCCTGCCGACGACAGCGCCGAGAAGCGGCTCGGCCTCACCATGCATCAATGCACGATGAACATCATTCGCGACGAGAAATACAAATATGTCCACTTCACGAAACTGCCGCCGCTCTTCTTCGATCTCGAAAAGGACCCGGACGAATTCGTGAACCGCGCCACCGACCCGGACTACCTGCCGCTGGTGCTGGAATACGCCCAGAAGCTCCTCTCCTGGCGCATGAACCACGACGAGCAGACCCTGACCCATATCGCAATCACCGATGACGGCCCGGTCGAACGCCGCGCCGCGAAATATTGA
- a CDS encoding 2Fe-2S iron-sulfur cluster-binding protein, translated as MAKITYIEHNGTEHTIDVENGMTVMEGAIKNSIPGIDADCGGACACATCHVYVAEGWTEKVGPAESMEEDMLDFAFDVRENSRLSCQIKVTDELDGLKVNLPEKQF; from the coding sequence ATGGCGAAGATCACTTATATCGAGCACAACGGCACGGAACACACCATCGATGTCGAAAACGGCATGACGGTGATGGAAGGCGCCATCAAGAATTCGATCCCCGGCATCGATGCGGATTGCGGCGGCGCCTGCGCCTGCGCGACCTGCCATGTCTATGTCGCGGAAGGCTGGACGGAAAAGGTCGGCCCGGCGGAGAGCATGGAAGAAGACATGCTCGATTTCGCCTTCGACGTGCGCGAGAACTCGCGTCTGTCCTGCCAGATCAAGGTGACGGACGAGCTCGACGGGCTGAAGGTCAACCTGCCCGAAAAGCAGTTCTGA